The window GGAACCCGCCCCTTTAGGTCCTACCTCCCATTCGCCCCTTCCCGGCCCGGTAGCCCTTCCCTCAGTATCCCCCTGCGGCCTTGGCCAGTCGGGGCGCCCTCTCCACCTGTACAGGGTCTTGCGCGGTGCGAGCTGGTCCTCGCTCACGCCCTGAGCGATGTAGTAATCGGCGACGAGGCCGAGGATGCGGCCCCAGAAGAGGACCCGATCGAAGCGGTAGTCACGTTTAACCAGCATGAGAGAAGTGAGTAGCGAGGCCCGACGGTCCGGGCTAAGGCCCTGCCCACTGCCAGACGCCAACTGCAGTGACAGCAAGAGGCTTTCCGCGTCCATCGCGCCAGCGGCTCTGCTTAACGCCCGCCAGGTTGCTAGGAGAAGCCGTGTCCATGGAGACCCAAAGCCCCGCCCCTCCACCCTACCGGAAGCAGGATTTCACCCACCTGACCTTCTGCAGGCTAGCCTTCTGGGGCCGCCCGCCAGCCAGCCCTTCTTGCCAAGGAGCGCTTCCAAAAAGCCTGGGCGTACACTTGCTCCCTCCTGCTTCCTTTCCCCACTGGGTGATGGGAGGTGTTCAGTTGTCACGGCAACGGCATGGTTTTACCCCAGAATAAGCAGGATACAGTGGTAAGTTGGAGGTCCCAATTTAGCCCAATTCCAGGGCTATTTTGCTTCCTCTAAAACCCCTCCACACAGTCGACATTTATTGAGTCCTCATTGTATAACATACGCAATGGGGGCTTGGGAAGAAAAACAACAGTAAGACTAGCTATATTATTTCACTCCATTCGTGTCCTTTCTTGGCCTCAGAATTCCCTAAGAAAAGAATTTAAGATCTTCCTGGCTCTAAATTCCCAAGACAATCAATCCCCCCCAGAACCAGGTCTTACCGAATGGGGTCCATCTATTCCACTGTCTTCAGTCTTCACAGATGGCTCTTATCTTTCCCTTTCATAGGATTGTTTCAGCTAAGTGGcaaacaaagacctagaagggGGAGTGGGGATTCCCCagaggtccaatggttaggactccagtgTGTGGGGGTAGGGAGGGGCTGGCTAGGCAACGGGGGACCATATAGGGCCACACCCTGGGAAAGGAGGGTGCAAAAAAGGTTACAAAATGTGAGTTTATGGACTACACTTCCCGATCAACATTTTCATATACAACATCAACAGCTACACATTCCCTACCACCTACATTTACCTACCTCAGGTCCCACGCCTATTGCTTTTAGGTTCAAATGGTAGCAACAGATGAAAGGCCTGACCCACTGAAGCTGGGGCTCTTCACTCCCTGGGCTAGATACAATTTCTTCACATGCATCTCTGGAGTGCCCAGCCAAGGTTAAAAGAGATAAACAGGTGCCTCAGGAGGCTTGTTGTCAGGGAAGATGATATTTGTTGACAAACTGATCTTTTAATTTCTGGATTCCTTTGGAGCAGATTAATGAAATCAGAATGACCTGGGCCCCAATGCCAAGCCAAGAAGTGTCTAAATTACCTGGATAATTAACTTTGATTGTCTAGACATTGTTTGTGAAGGTTTTTTAAAGTAGGACTTGAGGGATCAGACTTGCCTTAATGTCTTCCACCTCCCTTCTTCAAAATTCTCCCTCCCTTTAAGTTGACCCCTCAGCCTGTCCCTTTCCGAGTGGGAGACATGGCCCTGTTCCTCTTCTGTAAGGTACTATCAGACACAAAAACAGTGGCGAGTCCAAGCTGGCGGAGTATGCTTCAAGTGGACACAGCACAGAAAAGAACTCAAACCTTTTGTTTGCATTGATTCTGTATTTACTTAGCACCAGTAAGTGGCAGGTTCCACATCAGGAAACACAATCTGAAGCCAGAGATGAAGTCCCACAGCTTTCCAATGCTTCCAAATTCAGCAGGGCAAACCCTGTTTAATCATCTCAGAGTAAAATCACACAGAATGCACAGCACAGTGTAAAGCACTCAGCCTCTGGAGTCAGCTGGACTGGGTCTGAATCCAGGTTTCAACACTTACACAAGTTATTCAGTCTCCCCAAGCCTCATCTATAAGACAGAGACAATATTATGAAATCTGTAAGGTTACTAAAttagataatgtatgtaaagtgcttaaaacctactataaaatataaactattttccatgttttcttaaagtataaaaaatagtatatattgtacacacacacatacaccacacacctATCCCCAACACCAGCAGGGTGAGGATTCTGCCTTCAACTTGCTTCCAAGAAATAAGTAGATGTTCTCAGGGACAAAGAGCATCAGTGCTCAGTGGTCAGGACAGCACCAAGCTGGAGAGGATAACAGTAAGGATCAGGATGGCCAAGCCACAGATGCAGCTGAGGAGGAATGGCCACAGGCAGGAGCGCAGGGATGGCACGAGGACAATACTGCCAACAGTCACTGCCAGCAGCCACCATGCAACTGCAGTGGAGATAGCAGGGCGAATTCCAGAAGGGACATTTGGCCTCACGGAAGTGACTCTACAGGGCAGACCCGATGTCTTAGCCTATGGTTCAATCAGGCTTTGCAAAGActctcttggttttcttttctcaggTCCCTCCCGCTGTGTGACCTCTGCTTTGGGTACACATACTCTAAGGGTCACAGAACCCAACATGGGGCAAGCAAAGAACATTGGGCTAGGAGTTAGCTGATGAGGATTCTTGGTCCCAACTCTGCTATCAAACTGTTAAAGAACCTTGGCCAAGTCATTTAACTTCCCATATTGGCCCAGGAATAATGAAGAGAAAGaactattagaaaaaaaagaaatcatggaaGGCTGAAGCCTAAGAGACCAAGGGAGAAGATTACTCTAGCCTTAAGCCTCTTTAAGCCAAAAATGTTTCAGGAAAATTTAATATGAATCcattcattttataatatatttaagtcCATGAGTCACATCCACATTATGTCCCtgttaaaaattctgaaaagccACAGCAAAAAGCTAAGAAGGGTCacctccccaccctaccccaccggggcggggaggggaggggcggggaggggaggggaggggagggagcctGTCTGTGGGCCCATGTTTGCTTTCCAGCCCCCAAAAGAAACACCTGACCCAGCACCCTCTGGGAAAACCAGCCTGTGATTCAAAGAGATGCTTGTCCAATGATGATTACAACCCCAGCCATACCATCAGTCCACCAGAAAGTCTAAGGGGGGGCAGGCAGCCAGAAGGACAGAACCTTCCTCTCACCAGGAATTAACTAGCTCCAAGCAGGAGATGGGTGACGTGGTGCCACCAGGGGAAAGATAATTTAGCCACTGTGTGCACGATGGATGAGCATTCCCATTCATTCGTGGAAGCCTTTCAGTGTCACTGGTGCCTGGAACCAAATGTAATCCTCCCAGGTTGTAGCTGGGATGGCGGGTCGGCCACAGGACAAGGTCACAGTCAGCTTGTGGCCCCGGCTGGGCACTCTGTAGTTGAGCTTGGGTCGAAACCAATCTTCTCCACAGTCGCGGTGACCCTGTGCCATGACGATGGTGCCCATGAGTGGAGGGACCTGCAGCTCACTGAAGGCGTCAGCCAGGAAAATGGCTCGGAAGAGGCGGCGCAAACAAGCTGCCGTGCTCAGGCTCGGGTCCATGCTGTTGGGGGCTAATCGGGACAAGTCAAGCTCATAGAACTCCTTGGGGCTGAGGGCATTGCCCCCAAGGAGGATCAGCACTCGAGGGACTAGTGTCCGGGCAAAGAGTCCCTCCAGGTGGCTGAGGACACTCTCCAGTTCTGCCAGGGTTTGCTGGCATTTCCTGCTGCTCACCTCAGCAGTGGCCCGAGGTTTCTTCTTCACCACATCCTCTGCCTGTGAGGACAAAGAATGGTGACAGAGAAGGTCTGCAAGATAGATGAAAGCTAATGCCCTTTGAAGAACCATGCTGGGACACAGCAGACTCACAGGACTGGAACTCCAGTTCAGTGAACCGCCACACTCAAGACCCTGGGTTTTATCACAGGGAAATGtatcaaaaaggaaaacagattctTTGTACAAAATTATAATTCTTCCCCACTCAGAACAGCAAAGACAGTGTACTGAAGCATCCAGAAATTAGCAACTAAAATACTAAAATACTCATGCGGTGGCATGGCAGGTAGTAAGCTTTTGCTGTGCTGAAAATAATGACAAGACTGAggactggggacttccctagtggtccagtagttagaatCCACATTCCAACGCACAGGAGGAGAGCTTGATTCCTGcttaggaaactaagattcccatatgccacagggcaactagagagcctgtgcttggcaattattcagccaaaaaaaaaaaaaaaaaaaaaagccccaccAAGGATTATTTGGTCTAATAAATTCTGGAGTTCATCCTCCAGTTAAACATGgcattcatgttgaggtttgacagaaaacagcaaaattctgtaaaacaattatccttcgataaaaaataaattaaaaaaaaaaaccaaaaacatggcaagctgatggaaggaaggaaggaaatggaagagtgggtgggagagaggaagaaagaggggagggaagcaggaagggaggggagagaaagaggactCCCAGTggcaaaaataactaaaaaatagaTGGCAGTGGCTAAAGACAACAACAAATTTTTGGAAGAGAGGAAGCAGGAAGCACTCAAGAGAGCTGAATACCAAGTGCTGTCAGAGGGGACTCCCCTGAGAAGCAAAACCACACTGAAGAAGTCCATAAAAGGCCCAGGAGTTGTTCACTTAAGCACCACAGAACACAAAAGTGAACACATGGGGACTGAGTCAACACCTATGCAAGGACCCTAGGcgcgcatgcgtgctaagtcacttcagtcatgtccagctctttgtgaccctagggactgtggcctgccaggctcccgtgtccatgggatgctccaggcaagaatactagagtgggctgccattccactccaggggatcttcccaactcagggatcaaaactgcatctctcatgtctcctgcactggcaggcagattctttaccactagtgccccctgggaagcccaggacccTCAGATGGCCTGCC of the Bubalus kerabau isolate K-KA32 ecotype Philippines breed swamp buffalo chromosome 3, PCC_UOA_SB_1v2, whole genome shotgun sequence genome contains:
- the MAD2L1BP gene encoding MAD2L1-binding protein isoform X2 codes for the protein MEDLEWCEKLEETQDPQIELLETTSTQEPPNPLEPFRPRDCMVPVVFPGPVSQEGCCRFTCELLKHIMYQRQQLPLPYEQLKHFYRKPFPQAEDVVKKKPRATAEVSSRKCQQTLAELESVLSHLEGLFARTLVPRVLILLGGNALSPKEFYELDLSRLAPNSMDPSLSTAACLRRLFRAIFLADAFSELQVPPLMGTIVMAQGHRDCGEDWFRPKLNYRVPSRGHKLTVTLSCGRPAIPATTWEDYIWFQAPVTLKGFHE
- the MAD2L1BP gene encoding MAD2L1-binding protein isoform X1; the encoded protein is MENGKEVVMAAPEPEVQSPATVPDLEWCEKLEETQDPQIELLETTSTQEPPNPLEPFRPRDCMVPVVFPGPVSQEGCCRFTCELLKHIMYQRQQLPLPYEQLKHFYRKPFPQAEDVVKKKPRATAEVSSRKCQQTLAELESVLSHLEGLFARTLVPRVLILLGGNALSPKEFYELDLSRLAPNSMDPSLSTAACLRRLFRAIFLADAFSELQVPPLMGTIVMAQGHRDCGEDWFRPKLNYRVPSRGHKLTVTLSCGRPAIPATTWEDYIWFQAPVTLKGFHE